Proteins found in one Coffea eugenioides isolate CCC68of chromosome 5, Ceug_1.0, whole genome shotgun sequence genomic segment:
- the LOC113771541 gene encoding uncharacterized protein LOC113771541, whose translation MDRRGRGRGCGRGFRQPRTPERGEGSTIGPNQNPRNEEGDQVATAINRMTDILERLAERQGPEPVNQPGNQKRGEDRALERFLKFTPPKFHGGSDPEVAKNWFERMVDIFAALDYTEERQVNFAVFQFEGAARSWWNVVSAKWERKQTPWTWRFTKFFKFAPELVVTERKRIRRCIQGLNVKIQESLAAAQIATFTDALDKAQRVENAKSQSKAFHARKRGNPSDTPKSSEKSTQPLDMRKGAGEVRMHDKPGETPSSEALPKGNQSKRGQQKRKSQTSQVVTPHITCAYCGKINHTEAEYWRKQEKCLRCGSTKHKFLNCPKVSKGEGNSQQPAKSTANQSSAGRNN comes from the exons ATGGATCGGCGAGGGCGTGGACGGGGGTGTGGGCGTGGGTTTCGGCAACCTCGCACTCCCGAGAGAGGTGAGGGATCTACGATTGGaccaaatcaaaaccctagaaacGAAGAGGGTGACCAAGTGGCTACGGCCATTAACCGCATGACCGATATCCTCGAGCGCTTAGCTGAGCGCCAAGGACCTGAACCAGTCAACCAACCTGGAAACCAAAagaggggtgaggatagagccctagagcgattcttgaagttcaCTCCACCTAAGTTTCATGGAGGATCTGATCCCGAGGTAGcgaaaaattggtttgaaaggatggttgatatttttgctgctttagATTATACCGAAGAaagacaagtgaattttgctgtttttcaatttgagggagcaGCACGCTCATGGTGGAATGTTGTTagtgcaaagtgggaaagaaaacaaaccccttggacttgg CGGTtcaccaaatttttcaaatttgcccctgagctTGTAGTCACCGAACGGAAACGGATAAGGAGGTGTATTCAGGGGTTAAATGTAAAAATCCAAGAATCCCTAGCAGCTGCCCAGATTGCCACTTTTACGGATGCCTTAGATAAGGCGCAGAGGGTAGAGAATGCTAAATCTCAATCTAAAGCTTTTCATGCTAGAAAGAGGGGTAACCCGAGCGATACCCCTAAATCGTCCGAGAAGTCTACCCAACCCCTTGATATGAGAAAAGGGGCTGGAGAAGTGAGGATGCATGACAAACCCGGAGAAACTCCATCAAGCGAAGCCCTGCCAAAAGGAAACCAGAGTAAGCGAGGTCAACAAAAGAGAAAATCCCAAACTAGTCAAGTCGTGACTCCTCATATAACTTGTGCATACTGTGGCAAAATTAACCACACGGAGGCCGAGTACtggagaaaacaagaaaaatgtctgaggtgcggtagtaccaagCATAAATTTTTGAATTGCCCTAAAGTTTCTAAGGGAGAAGGAAATTCTCAACAACCTGCTAAATCCACTGCAAATCAATCGAGTGCCGGAAGGAATAATTAA